A single region of the Eublepharis macularius isolate TG4126 chromosome 14, MPM_Emac_v1.0, whole genome shotgun sequence genome encodes:
- the LOC129342246 gene encoding actinia tenebrosa protease inhibitors-like, with protein MVLLVLVAGLLAPLSELLGVSGAIVPKHCTLPPEHGKCKEKLLRYYYDVQMKTCRPFTGCQAGGNNFKNIKECVWECEVLGKKTQEHFPLGKPPRHCTLPPTNGKGKSRLLRYYYDVQMKTCHQFTYRGDEGNRNNFKSFSDCIWECDRFDRKTQEGSSSGSVPKHCTLPLKQGPCKAAFPRYYYNTQTNKCEKFIYGGCKGNANNFLEKEDCAQECHSVGGVTISRNNIPKHCTLPLEQGPCKAAFPRYYYNTQTNKCEKFIYGGCKGNANNFLEKEDCAQECHSVGGVTISRNNIPTHCSLPPEQGFCKAAFPRYYYNTQRNKCEKFIYGGCNGNANNFQNMEDCTQECYGIGRVTMQRS; from the exons ATGGTCCTCCTTGTCCTCGTGGCTGGACTTCTTGCACCCTTGTCTGAACTGCTGGGCGTCTCTGGAG CTATCGTGCCTAAACACTGCACACTCCCTCCAGAACATGGGAAATGCAAAGAGAAATTACTGCGTTACTACTACGATGTGCAAATGAAGACCTGCCGGCCATTCACAGGTTGTCAAGCCGGAGGCAATAACTTTAAGAATATTAAGGAATGCGTTTGGGAGTGTGAGGTCTTGGGTAAGAAAACGCAGGAGCACTTTCCCCTGGGCAAGCCACCTAGACACTGCACACTCCCTCCAACAAATGGGAAGGGCAAATCAAGATTGTTACGTTACTACTATGATGTGCAAATGAAGACATGTCATCAGTTCACCTACAGAGGTGACGAAGGCAACAGAAATAACTTTAAGAGTTTCAGTGACTGTATTTGGGAGTGTGATCGCTTTGACAGAAAGACCCAGGAGGGCTCTTCATCTGGCAGTGTACCTAAGCATTGCACTCTCCCCCTAAAGCAAGGACCTTGCAAAGCAGCATTTCCGCGTTACTATTACAATACTCAAACTAACAAGTGTGAGAAGTTCATTTATGGTGGCTGTAAAGGTAACGCAAATAACTTTCTGGAAAAGGAGGATTGCGCTCAGGAGTGCCACAGCGTTGGTGGGGTCACTATATCTAGAAACAATATACCTAAACACTGCACTCTTCCCTTAGAGCAAGGACCTTGCAAAGCAGCATTTCCCCGTTACTACTACAATACTCAAACTAACAAGTGTGAGAAGTTCATTTATGGTGGTTGTAAAGGTAATGCAAATAACTTTCTGGAAAAGGAGGATTGCGCTCAGGAGTGCCACAGCGTTGGTGGGGTCACTATATCGAGAAACAATATACCTACACACTGCAGTCTTCCCCCAGAGCAAGGATTTTGCAAAGCAGCATTTCCCCGTTACTACTACAATACACAAAGAAATAAGTGTGAGAAGTTCATTTATGGTGGCTGTAATGGTAATGCAAATAACTTTCAAAATATGGAGgattgcactcaggagtgttatGGCATTGGCAGGGTCACTATGCAGCGTTCGTAA
- the LOC129342050 gene encoding pulmonary surfactant-associated protein C-like: MDPKARCELSMAPQPPALTFIPTVPKNRIQLIVISVLLVLLAIIIIEAIIIGVYMTQKHTERVIKSIRNGSDGGVVEQTMMVNNQESVVALHIQNNMTSATVVYDYKHSLIGFRVQDKSQCSVVAMDSVNVPSIREITQRIEHFDEQVSKDVSLAYSFEQGELADRTILGTTMNILCSDVPVYWAER, translated from the exons ATGGACCCGAAAGCTAGGTGTGAGCTCAGCATGGCACCACAGCCTCCT GCCCTCACCTTTATACCCACAGTTCCTAAGAACAGGATACAACTGATCGTCATCTCAGTGCTGTTGGTGCTCTTGGCCATTATCATTATTGAAGCCATTATCATCGGAGTTTACATGACTCAGAAACACACTGAAAGG GTAATCAAAAGCATTCGTAACGGAAGTGATGGTGGAGTGGTGGAACAAACAATGATGGTGAACAACCAGGAGAGTGTGGTTGCACTCCATATCCAGAACAATATGACCTCAGCCACCGTTGTCTATGACTATAAACAC AGTCTGATTGGCTTCCGAGTTCAGGACAAAAGCCAGTGTTCAGTGGTGGCAATGGATTCAGTTAATGTGCCCAGCATAAGAGAAATCACTCAGAGAATTGAGCATTTTGATGAACAG GTTTCAAAAGATGTCAGCTTGGCGTACAGCTTCGAGCAAGGAGAACTAGCAGATCGCACCATCCTTGGAACCACGATGAATATTCTTTGCAGTGATGTCCCTGTATACTGGGCAGAGAggtaa